A genomic window from Balaenoptera acutorostrata chromosome 20, mBalAcu1.1, whole genome shotgun sequence includes:
- the PIPOX gene encoding peroxisomal sarcosine oxidase isoform X1 — MAAQKDLYDAIVIGAGIQGCFTAYHLAKHRKRVLLLEQFFLPHSRGSSHGQSRIIRRAYPEDFYTQMMAECYQIWAQLEHEAGTQLYRQTGLLLLGMKENAELKIIQATLSRQGVEHQCLPSEELKQRFPNIRLARGEVGLLEKSGGVLYADKALRALQDAIRQLGGIVHDGEKVMEIKPGLLVVVKTTSRSYQAKSLIITAGPWTNRLLRPLGIELPLQTLRINVCYWREKVPGSYGVSQAFPCFLGFSLAPYHIYGLPSGEYPGLMKVCYHHGNNADPEERDCPAAFSDIQDVHILSCFVRDHLPNLEPEPAVMEHCMYTNTPDEHFILDRHPKYDNIVIGAGFSGHGFKLSPVVGKILYELSMKLMPSYDLTPFRISRFPCLGKAHM, encoded by the exons ATGGCTGCTCAGAAAGATCTCTATGACGCCATTGTGATCGGGGCAGGCATCCAGGGCTGCTTCACTGCGTACCACCTGGCCAAACACAGGAAGAGGGTCCTCCTGCTGGAGCAG TTCTTCCTCCCGCACTCCCGAGGAAGTTCCCATGGGCAGAGCCGGATAATCCGAAGGGCGTACCCTGAAGACTTCTACACCCAGATGATGGCTGAGTGCTACCAGATATGGGCCCAGCTGGAGCATGAGGCGGGAACCCAATTATACAG gcagACTGGACTACTGCTGCTGGGAATGAAGGAGAATGCAGAATTAAAGATAATCCAGGCTACTCTGTCTAGGCAGGGAGTGGAACACCAGTGTCTTCCATCTGAGGAACTGAAGCAACGTTTCCCCAATATTCGGTTGGCCAGGGGAGAAGTGGGGCTCTTGGAAAAGTCTGGAGGAGTTCTCTATGCTGACAAGGCGCTCAGAGCCCTTCAG GATGCAATTCGACAGCTAGGAGGCATAGTGCATGATGGAGAGAAGGTGATGGAGATAAAACCAGGGCTACTGGTCGTGGTGAAAACCACCTCCAGGAGCTACCAAGCCAAGAGCTTGATCATCACAGCAGGTCCTTGGACCAACCGGCTCCTCCGTCCCCTGGGAATTGAGCTGCCTCTCCAG ACCCTGCGGATCAACGTGTGTTACTGGCGAGAGAAGGTTCCCGGAAGCTATGGTGTGTCCCAGGCCTTTCCATGCTTCCTGGGCTTCAGCCTGGCTCCTTACCACATCTATGGATTGCCCTCCGGAGAGTACCCAGGGCTGATGAAG GTCTGCTATCACCACGGCAACAATGCAGATCCTGAGGAGCGGGACTGCCCTGCAGCTTTCTCAGACATCCAAGACGTCCACATCCTGAGCTGCTTTGTCAGAGATCACTTACCTAACTTAGAGCCTGAGCCTGCTGTTATGGAGCACTGCATGTACACG AACACCCCTGATGAGCACTTCATTCTTGATCGACACCCAAAGTACGATAACATTGTCATTGGTGCTGGATTCTCTG GGCATGGGTTTAAGCTGTCCCCTGTTGTGGGGAAGATCCTATATGAATTAAGCATGAAATTAATGCCATCCTATGACTTGACACCTTTTCGAATCAGCCGCTTCCCCTGCCTCGGCAAAGCCCACATGTGA
- the PIPOX gene encoding peroxisomal sarcosine oxidase isoform X2, which yields MAAQKDLYDAIVIGAGIQGCFTAYHLAKHRKRVLLLEQFFLPHSRGSSHGQSRIIRRAYPEDFYTQMMAECYQIWAQLEHEAGTQLYRQTGLLLLGMKENAELKIIQATLSRQGVEHQCLPSEELKQRFPNIRLARGEVGLLEKSGGVLYADKDAIRQLGGIVHDGEKVMEIKPGLLVVVKTTSRSYQAKSLIITAGPWTNRLLRPLGIELPLQTLRINVCYWREKVPGSYGVSQAFPCFLGFSLAPYHIYGLPSGEYPGLMKVCYHHGNNADPEERDCPAAFSDIQDVHILSCFVRDHLPNLEPEPAVMEHCMYTNTPDEHFILDRHPKYDNIVIGAGFSGHGFKLSPVVGKILYELSMKLMPSYDLTPFRISRFPCLGKAHM from the exons ATGGCTGCTCAGAAAGATCTCTATGACGCCATTGTGATCGGGGCAGGCATCCAGGGCTGCTTCACTGCGTACCACCTGGCCAAACACAGGAAGAGGGTCCTCCTGCTGGAGCAG TTCTTCCTCCCGCACTCCCGAGGAAGTTCCCATGGGCAGAGCCGGATAATCCGAAGGGCGTACCCTGAAGACTTCTACACCCAGATGATGGCTGAGTGCTACCAGATATGGGCCCAGCTGGAGCATGAGGCGGGAACCCAATTATACAG gcagACTGGACTACTGCTGCTGGGAATGAAGGAGAATGCAGAATTAAAGATAATCCAGGCTACTCTGTCTAGGCAGGGAGTGGAACACCAGTGTCTTCCATCTGAGGAACTGAAGCAACGTTTCCCCAATATTCGGTTGGCCAGGGGAGAAGTGGGGCTCTTGGAAAAGTCTGGAGGAGTTCTCTATGCTGACAAG GATGCAATTCGACAGCTAGGAGGCATAGTGCATGATGGAGAGAAGGTGATGGAGATAAAACCAGGGCTACTGGTCGTGGTGAAAACCACCTCCAGGAGCTACCAAGCCAAGAGCTTGATCATCACAGCAGGTCCTTGGACCAACCGGCTCCTCCGTCCCCTGGGAATTGAGCTGCCTCTCCAG ACCCTGCGGATCAACGTGTGTTACTGGCGAGAGAAGGTTCCCGGAAGCTATGGTGTGTCCCAGGCCTTTCCATGCTTCCTGGGCTTCAGCCTGGCTCCTTACCACATCTATGGATTGCCCTCCGGAGAGTACCCAGGGCTGATGAAG GTCTGCTATCACCACGGCAACAATGCAGATCCTGAGGAGCGGGACTGCCCTGCAGCTTTCTCAGACATCCAAGACGTCCACATCCTGAGCTGCTTTGTCAGAGATCACTTACCTAACTTAGAGCCTGAGCCTGCTGTTATGGAGCACTGCATGTACACG AACACCCCTGATGAGCACTTCATTCTTGATCGACACCCAAAGTACGATAACATTGTCATTGGTGCTGGATTCTCTG GGCATGGGTTTAAGCTGTCCCCTGTTGTGGGGAAGATCCTATATGAATTAAGCATGAAATTAATGCCATCCTATGACTTGACACCTTTTCGAATCAGCCGCTTCCCCTGCCTCGGCAAAGCCCACATGTGA